A window of the Rhizobium sp. N324 genome harbors these coding sequences:
- a CDS encoding substrate-binding domain-containing protein, with amino-acid sequence MKLREFAKQLGLSPTTVSRALSGYPEVSEATRARVASEAMRLGYRPDINAVRLKTGRAGAIGVMMARSGEIHFAEFMSGMAQRLETADTDILITPITAHNDDDEMQAYRRLVESRRVDAVIIHSPRPKDPRIELLSGLGLPFLVHGRSETEHVHAWLDIDNENAVRRSTEHLLDLGHRRIAMINGLRGKTYSIHREQGFRIAHQERGLSADPNMMVCDKFSDESGFRHARSFLERANAPTAIVAGSTMTALGVYRAVRSLGMTVGRDVSVIAHDDVFPYLTAENMVPSLSTTRSSMRAAGTRCAELTLQLIAGRAVDEVHELWPVELILRESTAPPP; translated from the coding sequence ATGAAACTTCGTGAATTTGCAAAGCAGCTTGGGCTTTCTCCGACAACGGTCAGTCGTGCCCTCAGCGGCTACCCAGAGGTGAGTGAAGCCACGCGTGCCCGGGTTGCAAGCGAAGCAATGCGGCTTGGCTATCGCCCCGATATCAATGCCGTGCGGCTGAAGACCGGAAGAGCCGGAGCGATCGGCGTCATGATGGCGCGGTCGGGAGAAATCCATTTCGCTGAATTCATGTCGGGCATGGCGCAGCGCCTGGAAACCGCCGACACGGATATTCTCATCACGCCGATCACCGCGCACAATGACGACGACGAGATGCAGGCCTACCGACGCCTGGTCGAAAGCCGTCGCGTGGATGCGGTGATCATTCATTCGCCTCGTCCCAAGGACCCGCGGATCGAGCTGCTAAGCGGCCTGGGCCTGCCGTTCCTGGTCCACGGCCGGTCGGAGACGGAGCACGTTCATGCCTGGCTCGATATCGATAATGAAAATGCGGTGCGCAGGTCCACCGAACACCTGCTCGACCTCGGGCACCGTCGCATCGCCATGATCAATGGCCTCAGGGGCAAAACCTATTCGATCCATCGCGAGCAGGGTTTTCGGATCGCCCATCAGGAGCGTGGGCTCAGCGCCGATCCCAATATGATGGTCTGCGATAAATTCTCCGACGAGAGCGGTTTTCGTCATGCCCGCTCTTTCCTTGAGAGAGCGAATGCGCCAACTGCCATCGTTGCCGGCTCCACGATGACGGCGCTCGGCGTTTACCGCGCCGTCCGTTCGCTTGGAATGACGGTCGGGCGGGATGTTTCCGTCATCGCCCATGACGACGTCTTCCCTTATCTGACGGCCGAAAACATGGTGCCATCACTCTCGACAACGCGATCCTCGATGCGTGCTGCGGGCACACGTTGCGCCGAGCTAACGCTGCAGCTTATCGCGGGGCGCGCCGTGGACGAGGTCCACGAATTGTGGCCGGTCGAACTGATTTTAAGGGAAAGTACGGCGCCGCCGCCCTGA
- a CDS encoding ROK family protein: MQQVAIGIDLGGTQVRAALVDEQGRILTRLAEPTAALAGPDRVLAQICGLADRLLAASKTASVVGVGVSAPGPLDTVTGVATDIPTLSGFVDFPLKAELQKRFAFPVDLENDAIAAAIGEWQFGIGKGFDNLVYVTVSTGIGGGVISDGRVVRGRKGMAAHVGHMSVVPNGDLCPCGNRGCFEAYGSGPAFARRAQMRAVESRETTLGSDGSVIDSRSVFAAARNGDRLANQLVDEEAEILGRGFTSLIHIFSPDIIVMGGGLSHEFDRLQPGIQAYISQWAMPAFKDVRVMLAALDQNSGLVGAAALAFLAGKDASIDHL, translated from the coding sequence ATGCAACAGGTTGCCATTGGCATAGACCTCGGCGGAACGCAGGTGCGCGCCGCCCTTGTCGACGAGCAAGGCAGGATCCTGACGCGATTGGCCGAACCAACGGCTGCGCTGGCCGGCCCCGACCGGGTGCTCGCCCAGATTTGCGGCCTCGCCGATCGACTGCTTGCAGCATCGAAGACTGCTTCGGTGGTGGGCGTCGGCGTATCCGCCCCGGGCCCGCTCGATACGGTCACCGGTGTTGCGACAGATATCCCGACGCTTTCCGGCTTCGTCGATTTTCCGCTGAAGGCGGAACTGCAGAAGCGGTTTGCGTTTCCGGTCGATCTTGAAAACGACGCCATTGCCGCCGCGATCGGCGAATGGCAGTTCGGTATCGGCAAGGGGTTTGATAACCTCGTCTACGTCACGGTGAGCACCGGGATCGGCGGCGGCGTTATCTCGGACGGCCGCGTGGTGCGCGGCCGCAAGGGCATGGCGGCCCATGTCGGCCACATGTCGGTCGTGCCGAACGGAGACCTCTGCCCTTGCGGCAACAGGGGCTGTTTCGAAGCCTATGGATCCGGACCCGCATTTGCGCGGCGCGCGCAAATGCGGGCGGTGGAAAGCCGCGAGACGACGTTAGGCAGCGACGGCAGTGTTATCGACAGCCGCAGCGTTTTCGCGGCGGCCAGAAATGGCGATCGGCTCGCCAATCAACTGGTCGACGAGGAGGCGGAAATTCTCGGGCGCGGCTTCACCAGCCTGATCCATATCTTCAGCCCCGATATCATCGTCATGGGGGGAGGGCTCTCCCATGAGTTCGACCGGCTGCAACCGGGCATTCAAGCCTATATCAGCCAATGGGCTATGCCGGCGTTCAAGGACGTCAGGGTGATGCTGGCGGCATTGGATCAGAACTCGGGCCTTGTCGGCGCGGCGGCTCTGGCGTTCCTGGCGGGCAAGGACGCTTCGATCGATCATCTCTAG
- a CDS encoding DeoR/GlpR family DNA-binding transcription regulator: MLAEQRRQQIMLELQRVGQARTRQLAEFFEVSEVTIRSDLEIMDAKKQLIKTHGGAIALPSDSPAAAFEERMQRNFDAKRRIAQVAARQIIDNQSIVFDSGSTLLQVAMQMPPVNNVVVATTAMNIAQHLMYRPGLDVHMIGGRVFPSTVSTIVSDSDKAVGGLVAHQAFVSAHAIDQAFDVVDVSEDIARTKRNLVRMARRVVLVADSSKFDIGASSKAFSLSRVDLIITDSNMPHSIRHRLDKLGVEVRYA, translated from the coding sequence ATGCTTGCAGAACAGAGGCGGCAGCAGATCATGCTGGAACTTCAACGGGTCGGTCAGGCCCGCACCCGCCAGCTCGCGGAATTCTTCGAGGTTTCGGAAGTCACGATCCGCTCCGATCTCGAAATCATGGACGCGAAGAAGCAGCTGATCAAAACGCATGGCGGAGCAATCGCCCTGCCGTCCGACTCGCCGGCCGCAGCCTTCGAGGAGCGCATGCAGCGCAATTTCGATGCGAAGCGGCGCATTGCCCAGGTGGCCGCGCGGCAGATCATCGACAACCAGTCGATCGTCTTCGACAGCGGCTCGACGCTGCTGCAGGTGGCCATGCAGATGCCGCCGGTCAACAACGTCGTGGTGGCGACGACGGCGATGAACATCGCCCAGCATCTGATGTACCGGCCGGGGCTCGACGTCCACATGATCGGCGGCCGGGTGTTTCCCAGCACCGTCAGCACGATCGTCTCGGATTCCGACAAGGCGGTCGGCGGGCTCGTCGCCCACCAGGCCTTCGTCAGCGCCCATGCGATCGATCAGGCCTTTGACGTCGTCGATGTCTCCGAGGATATCGCGCGCACCAAGCGCAACCTGGTTCGCATGGCCCGGCGCGTCGTGCTGGTGGCGGATTCGAGCAAGTTCGATATCGGTGCCTCCTCGAAAGCCTTCTCGCTGTCGCGCGTCGACCTGATCATCACCGACAGCAACATGCCGCACAGCATCCGCCACCGGCTGGACAAACTCGGCGTGGAGGTCCGTTACGCGTGA
- a CDS encoding PfkB family carbohydrate kinase: MSRPLQVLGFGALAIDDIIYVDRGLSAGKGKVTKRATDHGGNVATALVAVARLGGRAGFIGWLGEDAAADPAGAELAREGVDISLAPRHAAAAPIRSVITVGPDGDRFIAYDDDVLHGTSDALPDDVLMQAPVLLIDGYATHSESVVARARALGLAVIADIEWTVGAATDRILAFADHLVLPLAFAREYTGHTDPAAILDALWSAQRSAVVLTDSERGTCLRQKGDPTRWHLPAYQVQAVDTTGAGDCFHGAYALALAEGKSPLDCVAYATAAAAISVTARGGRRGLPDNRTCRAWIAGANAPTPRPIPGCHD, translated from the coding sequence ATGTCGCGCCCGCTCCAGGTTCTGGGCTTCGGCGCCCTTGCCATCGATGACATCATTTATGTCGATCGGGGGCTTTCGGCCGGCAAGGGGAAGGTGACGAAACGGGCAACCGACCATGGCGGCAACGTGGCGACGGCCCTGGTCGCCGTCGCTAGGCTCGGCGGCCGCGCCGGCTTCATCGGCTGGCTCGGTGAGGATGCTGCGGCCGATCCGGCCGGGGCCGAGCTCGCGCGCGAGGGCGTCGACATATCCCTGGCGCCGCGCCACGCCGCTGCCGCGCCGATCCGCTCCGTGATCACCGTCGGTCCTGACGGCGACCGGTTCATAGCTTACGACGACGATGTGCTGCATGGCACGTCGGATGCGCTGCCCGACGATGTTCTGATGCAGGCCCCCGTCCTGCTGATCGATGGTTATGCCACACACTCGGAAAGCGTCGTGGCACGGGCGCGGGCGCTCGGCCTTGCCGTGATAGCCGACATCGAATGGACGGTCGGCGCTGCGACGGACCGAATCCTCGCCTTCGCCGACCATCTGGTGCTGCCGCTGGCTTTCGCGAGGGAGTATACCGGCCACACCGATCCGGCGGCGATCCTGGACGCGCTCTGGTCAGCGCAGAGGTCCGCTGTCGTGCTGACCGATAGCGAACGAGGGACCTGCCTCCGCCAGAAAGGCGATCCCACCCGGTGGCACTTGCCGGCCTATCAGGTTCAAGCGGTCGACACGACCGGCGCCGGCGACTGTTTTCACGGTGCCTACGCTCTTGCCCTTGCCGAGGGGAAGAGCCCGCTGGATTGCGTAGCCTATGCCACAGCGGCTGCCGCCATTTCCGTGACCGCGCGCGGAGGGCGCAGGGGCCTGCCGGACAACCGGACGTGCCGGGCATGGATAGCAGGGGCAAATGCACCGACGCCGCGCCCGATCCCGGGATGTCACGATTAG
- a CDS encoding Gfo/Idh/MocA family protein, producing MPAKQERRLRIGVLGAGQIAQAAHFESCTKAVNADLYAICDVAADLRERMAITHGAEKTYDDYDKMLADPDLDAVIIATADTFHVPASIRALQAGKHVLCEKPVGVTVEECLELKAEVETSGKVFQVGHMKRFDAGLQAAKSFIRDEMGEMVALKAWYCDSTHRYPMTDAVQPLIVASANARKPAANPKADLRRYYMLAHGCHLIDTARYFAGDIVAVTARLSERAGIWCWFVDVEFASGTLGHLDLTVQVRMDWHEGFQIYGKNGSILGKTYNPWYYKTSEVDIFREADGATHRVLGADGHFYRRQVEGFARTILDGAVMEGADIDDGLASVRAMVAVARSAESGKAVALADVTGGV from the coding sequence ATGCCAGCAAAACAGGAACGGCGCCTCCGCATCGGCGTACTGGGGGCCGGCCAGATTGCCCAGGCCGCGCACTTCGAGAGCTGCACGAAGGCTGTGAATGCCGATCTCTATGCGATCTGCGACGTCGCCGCGGATCTCCGCGAACGAATGGCAATCACCCATGGAGCGGAAAAAACCTACGACGACTATGACAAGATGCTGGCCGATCCCGACCTTGATGCGGTGATCATCGCCACCGCCGATACCTTTCACGTCCCGGCCTCGATCCGCGCCCTTCAGGCGGGCAAGCATGTGCTGTGCGAGAAACCGGTCGGTGTCACCGTCGAGGAATGCCTTGAATTGAAGGCTGAAGTCGAGACGTCGGGAAAAGTGTTTCAGGTCGGGCATATGAAGCGTTTCGACGCCGGGCTTCAGGCGGCGAAATCCTTCATCCGCGACGAGATGGGCGAGATGGTTGCGCTGAAGGCATGGTATTGCGACAGCACCCACCGCTATCCGATGACCGATGCGGTCCAGCCGCTGATCGTTGCCAGCGCCAATGCGCGAAAACCCGCCGCCAATCCGAAAGCCGACCTGCGCCGCTATTACATGCTGGCGCATGGCTGCCACCTGATCGACACGGCGCGTTATTTTGCCGGCGACATCGTTGCCGTCACCGCGCGTCTGAGTGAGCGAGCCGGCATCTGGTGCTGGTTCGTCGATGTGGAGTTTGCCTCCGGCACGCTCGGCCACCTCGATCTCACCGTCCAGGTGCGCATGGACTGGCACGAGGGTTTCCAGATCTACGGCAAGAACGGCAGCATTTTGGGAAAGACCTATAACCCCTGGTACTACAAAACCAGCGAAGTCGACATTTTCCGGGAAGCCGACGGCGCGACCCATCGCGTTCTCGGCGCCGACGGTCATTTTTATCGCCGTCAGGTCGAAGGCTTCGCCCGCACCATTCTGGATGGCGCAGTGATGGAAGGCGCCGACATCGATGACGGCCTGGCCTCCGTCCGCGCCATGGTCGCCGTCGCGCGATCGGCCGAAAGCGGCAAGGCGGTGGCGCTGGCCGATGTCACGGGTGGCGTTTGA
- a CDS encoding ABC transporter substrate-binding protein — translation MKQFALGLSALGVAIAVAGPIRAAEISFAANTTGKNVEFLNKQLAIFEKETGNQVKLVTMPSSSSEQFSQYRLWLAAGNKDIDVYQTDVIWAPQLADQFIDLKEATKDVAGQFFPSIIASQTVNGRLVALPLFTDAPALFYRKDLLEKYGKQPPKTWDEMAATAKEVQDKERQAGQKDLWGYVFQGNSYEGLTCNALEWVKSSGGGQIVEPDGTISINNDKAAAALERAKGWIGTISPPGVLAYQEEESRGVWQTGNAVFMRNWPYAYSLGNGADSAVKGKFDVMTLPVAAAGDKPSSTLGGWNLAVSKYSEKQDAAIALVKFLASKDVQKARAIELSNLPTLTDLYDDKDVAAAQPFMPNWKPIFQDAVPRPSATAKVKYNEVSSKFWTAVHNTLSGSGSAAENLELLEADLTTLKGDAW, via the coding sequence ATGAAACAGTTTGCATTAGGCTTGTCGGCGCTCGGCGTCGCCATCGCAGTCGCCGGTCCGATCCGTGCCGCTGAAATTTCATTTGCCGCCAACACCACGGGCAAAAACGTCGAATTCCTCAACAAGCAACTGGCGATTTTCGAGAAGGAGACCGGCAATCAGGTCAAGCTCGTCACCATGCCCTCATCGAGCAGCGAGCAGTTCTCCCAATATCGCCTGTGGCTCGCCGCCGGAAACAAGGACATCGACGTTTATCAGACCGACGTCATCTGGGCGCCGCAGCTTGCCGACCAGTTCATCGATCTGAAGGAGGCCACCAAGGACGTAGCCGGCCAGTTCTTCCCGTCGATCATCGCCTCGCAGACCGTCAATGGCCGGCTCGTGGCGCTGCCGCTGTTTACCGACGCTCCGGCGTTGTTTTACCGGAAGGACCTGCTCGAAAAATATGGCAAGCAGCCGCCGAAAACCTGGGACGAGATGGCCGCAACCGCCAAGGAAGTTCAGGATAAGGAACGCCAGGCCGGACAGAAGGACCTCTGGGGCTACGTGTTCCAGGGCAACTCCTATGAGGGCCTGACCTGCAACGCGCTGGAGTGGGTGAAGTCTTCGGGCGGCGGCCAGATCGTCGAGCCGGACGGGACGATCTCGATCAACAACGACAAGGCGGCGGCTGCGCTCGAACGCGCCAAGGGCTGGATCGGCACCATCTCACCGCCTGGCGTGCTCGCATATCAGGAAGAAGAATCGCGCGGCGTCTGGCAGACCGGCAACGCCGTCTTCATGCGCAATTGGCCCTATGCCTATTCCCTCGGCAACGGTGCCGACAGCGCCGTGAAGGGCAAGTTTGATGTCATGACGCTGCCGGTTGCCGCAGCCGGCGACAAGCCGTCCTCAACGCTCGGCGGCTGGAATCTGGCGGTTTCGAAATATTCCGAAAAGCAGGACGCAGCCATCGCGCTGGTAAAATTCCTGGCGTCGAAGGACGTTCAAAAGGCGCGGGCCATCGAGCTGTCCAACTTGCCGACACTGACCGACCTCTACGACGACAAGGATGTTGCCGCCGCACAGCCCTTCATGCCGAACTGGAAACCCATCTTCCAGGATGCGGTGCCGCGTCCTTCGGCGACCGCTAAGGTCAAGTACAACGAAGTGTCTTCGAAGTTCTGGACCGCGGTGCACAACACGCTGTCCGGCAGCGGCTCAGCTGCCGAGAACCTCGAGCTTCTTGAAGCCGACCTCACGACGCTCAAGGGCGACGCCTGGTAA
- a CDS encoding ribulose-phosphate 3-epimerase, with protein sequence MPTPSKTWIADLPKDRLIAEFSVWSADLMRLADDLARVDPHVDILHIDVADGHFAPAMLFFPDLVAGVRKASTRPIHVHLMVADSILLSQIEQFADAGSDLISLHVENESVADQALDLLDRRGVAAGMVLKVDTPVERIETYASRLRFVTLLGTAIGVKGQGLDQKAGARLQQAKQIIAGCGAADRIVLAADGGIREHTVPLLRQSGAETVVLGSLAFNAPSLDERMAWMRAL encoded by the coding sequence ATGCCTACCCCCTCCAAGACCTGGATCGCCGATCTGCCGAAGGATCGATTGATTGCCGAGTTCTCCGTCTGGTCGGCCGATCTCATGCGTCTCGCCGATGATCTCGCACGTGTCGATCCTCACGTCGACATCCTCCACATCGATGTCGCCGATGGCCATTTTGCGCCGGCGATGTTGTTTTTCCCCGATCTTGTCGCCGGTGTGCGCAAAGCCTCCACGCGCCCGATCCATGTTCACCTGATGGTCGCCGACAGCATTCTCCTGTCGCAGATCGAGCAGTTCGCCGATGCCGGCAGCGACCTGATCAGTCTTCATGTCGAAAACGAAAGCGTCGCCGACCAGGCTCTCGATCTTCTCGATCGCCGCGGTGTCGCAGCCGGCATGGTCCTTAAGGTCGATACTCCCGTCGAGCGCATCGAGACATACGCTTCCCGGCTGCGTTTTGTGACGCTGCTCGGCACGGCGATCGGCGTCAAAGGCCAGGGCCTCGACCAGAAGGCCGGCGCCCGGCTTCAACAGGCAAAGCAGATCATCGCTGGTTGCGGTGCGGCCGATCGGATCGTGCTGGCGGCTGATGGCGGCATTCGCGAGCACACTGTGCCGCTGCTGCGCCAGTCCGGTGCGGAAACGGTCGTTCTCGGTTCCCTGGCTTTCAATGCGCCGTCGCTCGATGAGCGGATGGCATGGATGCGCGCACTCTAA
- a CDS encoding ABC transporter ATP-binding protein has protein sequence MAVVVLDKICKTYGNSYHAIKDLSLTIHDGEFLILVGPSGCGKSTALRMIAGLEEISSGTLSIGGQDVVDLAPKDRDIAVVFQSYALYPHMTVFDNIAFSMKLAGKSKAERTKRVQEIAKILQLESLLGNKPAQLSGGQRQRVAMGRAMVREPAAFLMDEPLSNLDAKLRVQMRAEIASLQRQLGVTTIYVTHDQTEALTMGDRVAVLKGGVLQQVDTPKALYHRPVNAFVAGFIGSPSMNLFEGRLEGMRIHLPGFSIPLSDGAFERAPGLSAFEGKALIFGVRPEDLYDSRLPSGASHPTIPVVVKSIEELGSELIVHLKIDAVRIDSGDPDAVEDLSGAANAVARFEAVSTVEAGQSINLAIDPAKLHFFHPQTHVALLSEYETGVHLQHPT, from the coding sequence GTGGCCGTGGTTGTATTGGACAAGATCTGCAAGACCTATGGAAACAGCTACCATGCGATCAAGGATCTGAGCCTGACGATCCATGACGGCGAGTTTCTGATTCTGGTCGGTCCGTCCGGATGCGGAAAATCAACCGCGCTCCGCATGATCGCCGGGCTCGAGGAAATCAGCAGCGGAACTCTAAGCATCGGCGGTCAGGACGTCGTCGATCTGGCGCCCAAGGACCGGGACATTGCCGTGGTGTTTCAGAGCTATGCGCTCTATCCGCACATGACCGTGTTCGACAACATCGCCTTTTCGATGAAACTGGCCGGCAAGAGCAAGGCCGAGCGAACCAAGCGCGTGCAGGAGATCGCCAAGATCCTGCAGCTGGAAAGCCTGCTCGGCAACAAACCCGCTCAGCTTTCCGGCGGCCAGCGCCAGCGTGTTGCGATGGGCCGCGCCATGGTCCGTGAGCCCGCGGCATTCCTCATGGACGAGCCGCTCTCCAACCTCGATGCCAAGCTGCGAGTTCAGATGCGCGCCGAAATCGCAAGCCTGCAGCGGCAGCTGGGGGTGACGACGATCTACGTGACGCATGATCAGACAGAAGCCCTGACCATGGGCGATCGCGTCGCGGTGCTGAAGGGTGGCGTGCTTCAGCAGGTGGATACGCCTAAGGCGCTCTATCACCGCCCGGTCAATGCGTTTGTCGCAGGCTTTATCGGCTCGCCGTCGATGAACCTGTTCGAAGGGCGTCTGGAGGGCATGCGGATCCATCTGCCAGGCTTCTCCATCCCCTTGTCCGACGGCGCCTTCGAGCGTGCTCCCGGCCTTTCCGCCTTCGAGGGAAAGGCGCTGATCTTCGGCGTTCGGCCGGAGGACCTCTACGACAGCCGGTTGCCGTCCGGGGCCTCCCATCCGACGATCCCGGTCGTCGTCAAATCGATCGAGGAGCTTGGCTCCGAGTTGATCGTGCATTTGAAGATCGACGCGGTTCGGATCGACTCGGGCGACCCCGACGCCGTCGAAGACCTGAGCGGTGCGGCCAACGCCGTCGCCCGCTTCGAAGCTGTCAGTACGGTCGAGGCAGGCCAATCGATCAATCTGGCAATCGATCCGGCGAAACTTCATTTTTTCCATCCTCAAACCCATGTGGCGTTGTTAAGCGAATACGAAACCGGCGTTCATCTTCAACATCCGACCTAG
- a CDS encoding class I fructose-bisphosphate aldolase, with translation MGLGTKVRLARLFSNPSGHLFGGAVDHFVGYGNVREGGLADLPGALRRVMAGGPDYISIQPGAARHLWSDYAGKAALVIQGGCFTADDRIRQLIATPEDAVRYGADALAVAIPVRGATEGEYIRWLTDTVNAAARFEMPVVAHVYPRDFSDGGKIVFTPDEIAYAVRIGFEAGVDVIKVGYTGDFESFRETVATCPIPVVIAGGPKTDTLLGALVQTSEALRAGAKGAVVGRNLWGHGDTTMAARAFKFVIHNGMAPEEALAAAGA, from the coding sequence ATGGGACTCGGAACGAAAGTCCGCCTCGCACGCCTGTTCTCGAACCCCTCGGGGCATTTGTTTGGGGGCGCGGTCGACCATTTTGTCGGTTATGGCAATGTTCGCGAGGGCGGTCTTGCCGATCTGCCGGGCGCGCTCAGACGCGTCATGGCGGGAGGCCCCGACTACATCAGCATCCAGCCCGGCGCGGCGCGCCACCTCTGGTCGGACTATGCCGGAAAGGCAGCCCTCGTCATTCAGGGCGGCTGCTTCACCGCCGACGATCGGATTCGCCAGCTCATCGCCACCCCGGAAGACGCGGTGCGCTATGGTGCGGACGCACTGGCCGTCGCCATTCCGGTGCGCGGCGCCACCGAAGGAGAATATATCCGCTGGCTGACCGACACGGTCAACGCTGCCGCCCGCTTCGAAATGCCGGTCGTCGCCCATGTCTATCCCCGTGATTTCTCCGACGGCGGCAAGATCGTGTTCACCCCGGATGAAATCGCCTATGCGGTGCGCATCGGTTTCGAAGCCGGCGTCGACGTGATCAAGGTCGGCTACACCGGGGATTTCGAATCTTTCCGCGAGACCGTCGCCACTTGCCCGATCCCGGTGGTGATTGCCGGCGGCCCGAAGACCGATACGCTGCTCGGCGCGCTCGTCCAGACATCGGAAGCATTGCGCGCCGGCGCCAAGGGCGCGGTCGTCGGCCGCAACCTCTGGGGTCACGGCGATACGACCATGGCCGCGCGCGCCTTCAAATTCGTTATTCATAATGGCATGGCGCCGGAGGAGGCGCTGGCGGCGGCCGGCGCTTGA
- a CDS encoding alpha/beta fold hydrolase, translating to MRQAEPFETSDGTILNVDMAGEGAPAIFQHGLCGDAAQTDEVFPRESGYRRVTVEARGHGRSGADNPEQWSISFFCDDIAAYIENKLTKPVVIGGISMGAAIALRLAVKRPDLVKALILARPAWLMASAPDNMAPNAEVGRLLKTLPPDEAKQAFLAGPVGVRLAAEAPDNLASLAGFFSRAPLDVTAELLTRISNDGPDVTDAEIGNLALPTLVIGHDRDSIHPLRHARALAARIAGARFVQITPKTESRPQYVADFRLAVGNFLKEL from the coding sequence ATGAGACAGGCTGAACCGTTCGAAACCAGCGACGGGACCATTCTCAACGTCGATATGGCGGGCGAGGGCGCGCCGGCAATATTCCAGCACGGCCTGTGCGGAGATGCGGCGCAGACGGATGAAGTCTTTCCGCGCGAAAGCGGATATCGCCGGGTTACGGTCGAAGCCCGCGGCCACGGGCGTTCGGGGGCCGACAATCCCGAGCAATGGTCGATTTCGTTCTTCTGCGATGATATTGCCGCTTATATCGAGAATAAACTTACAAAGCCGGTCGTGATCGGCGGTATTTCGATGGGGGCCGCGATCGCCTTGCGTCTCGCCGTCAAACGGCCCGATCTCGTCAAGGCTCTGATCCTGGCAAGGCCGGCCTGGCTGATGGCATCGGCGCCGGACAATATGGCACCCAATGCCGAAGTCGGGCGACTGCTGAAAACGCTGCCGCCGGATGAGGCAAAGCAGGCATTTCTTGCCGGGCCCGTCGGCGTGCGGCTCGCCGCCGAGGCGCCGGACAATCTCGCCTCGCTTGCCGGGTTTTTCTCCCGCGCGCCTCTCGATGTGACCGCCGAACTGCTGACCAGGATCTCAAACGACGGCCCTGATGTGACCGACGCGGAGATCGGCAATCTCGCTCTGCCGACGCTCGTCATCGGCCATGATCGCGACAGCATCCATCCTCTCAGGCATGCGCGTGCGCTTGCCGCGCGGATTGCCGGCGCGCGTTTCGTGCAGATCACGCCGAAAACGGAGAGCCGTCCGCAATATGTCGCCGACTTTCGGCTTGCCGTCGGCAATTTTCTGAAGGAGCTCTGA
- a CDS encoding sugar phosphate isomerase/epimerase family protein — translation MKLGIFAKTFEGIDPSTVLNSVARAGFAAAQYNMACSGLPPMPEMIAEVEARAVTEAARMSGVEIVAVSGTYNMIHPDPALRQAGLRNLATLAARCAGMSTALITLCTGTRDPIDQWKAHADNDTPAAWRDLLEAMGEAIEIAERYNVDLGIEPELANVVNSAEKAHRLIAALKSPRVKIVLDPANLFEVATLDEQRRIVSSAVDLLADRIVMAHAKDRNPDGSFATAGKGVLDYVHYLGRLKAIGFGGSLVTHGLSASEAAGVAAFLKKTLDGEGAGKGR, via the coding sequence ATGAAACTGGGCATTTTCGCAAAGACCTTCGAGGGAATCGACCCCTCGACCGTCCTCAACTCCGTCGCCCGGGCCGGGTTTGCCGCAGCACAATACAATATGGCCTGCTCGGGCCTGCCGCCGATGCCGGAGATGATTGCCGAGGTTGAGGCGCGCGCGGTCACCGAGGCGGCACGCATGAGCGGCGTCGAGATCGTCGCCGTGTCCGGCACCTACAACATGATCCATCCCGATCCCGCCCTGCGCCAGGCCGGCCTTCGCAACCTGGCGACGCTGGCCGCGCGCTGCGCCGGCATGTCGACCGCCCTGATCACGCTCTGCACCGGCACACGCGACCCCATCGACCAGTGGAAAGCGCATGCCGACAACGATACGCCGGCAGCCTGGCGCGATCTTCTTGAAGCCATGGGGGAGGCCATCGAGATCGCCGAGCGCTATAATGTGGATCTCGGCATCGAGCCGGAGCTTGCCAATGTCGTCAACTCGGCGGAGAAAGCCCATCGGCTGATCGCAGCGCTGAAGAGCCCCCGCGTCAAGATCGTGCTCGATCCGGCCAATCTTTTCGAGGTCGCGACGCTGGATGAGCAGCGGCGCATCGTCTCTTCAGCCGTCGATCTTCTCGCCGATCGGATCGTCATGGCGCATGCGAAAGACCGCAATCCCGACGGCAGTTTCGCGACCGCCGGCAAGGGCGTTCTCGACTACGTGCATTATCTCGGCCGTCTCAAGGCAATCGGCTTTGGCGGCAGTCTCGTCACCCATGGTCTGTCAGCCTCGGAGGCGGCCGGTGTGGCGGCCTTTCTGAAAAAGACCCTCGACGGCGAAGGCGCGGGGAAAGGACGATGA